In Cydia fagiglandana chromosome 3, ilCydFagi1.1, whole genome shotgun sequence, the following are encoded in one genomic region:
- the LOC134679960 gene encoding uncharacterized protein LOC134679960: MLRLVCVVIISTAAVASPVSNGKWIPEKYGESGRYNRPRDEGKYVHIPNPYIHIDNPYDGGYGPYAHQYEPYEGAESVDQYRLVLHPGDDNPYYKEGYYRNNGIKIISQNHNYHEDKYDFDFETENKIRAEEKAILKNPNSIDEGIASEGFYEYIGPDGFMYRVDYTADEKGFRPKVKRLETPYSGKWIREKVNN, translated from the exons ATGCTCCGTTTAGTG TGTGTGGTTATAATCAGCACAGCCGCTGTGGCTTCGCCGGTTAGCAACGGCAAATGGATTCCCGAGAAGTATGGTGAATCCGGCAG GTACAACAGACCGAGAGACGAGGGCAAATACGTGCACATACCCAACCCTTACATACACATCGACAATCCGTACGACGGCGGCTACGGACCGTATGCGCACCAGTACGAACCATACGAAGGCGCAGAATCCGTCGACCAGTACAGATTAGTGCTCCATCCTGGCGATGACAATCCCTACTATAAGGAAGGCTACTATAGGAACAATGGAATTAAGATCATTAGCCAGAATCACAACTACCATGAGGACAAATACGATTTTGA TTTTGAGACCGAGAACAAGATTCGCGCCGAAGAAAAAGCCATTCTGAAGAACCCGAACTCGATCGACGAGGGCATAGCCTCGGAAGGTTTCTACGAGTACATAGGGCCCGATGGTTTCATGTACCGCGTCGACTACACTGCCGATGAGAAGGGCTTCAGGCCCAAGGTGAAGCGGCTAGAGACCCCCTACTCCGGCAAGTGGATACGAGAAAAAGTTAACAACTAG